A genomic segment from Cygnus atratus isolate AKBS03 ecotype Queensland, Australia chromosome Z, CAtr_DNAZoo_HiC_assembly, whole genome shotgun sequence encodes:
- the LOC118256699 gene encoding B-cell differentiation antigen CD72-like yields MAHSVLYADLRFAKGPWGRGTASGALGEAPGMDEADSPYENVAPGPVPAGTAGEGTRHSPGRCSWRRCIPAGLLAASLLLLVALVALGTCYWQATRELRDASREQAAERGRFSQEARAWEQSLEQARRELAQARAELQRAWREGNSSLLELGRQEAELARVSGALAGAERELQDAQGRLEAGERAASSLRACLDADCCPPGWLLYHGKCLFVSSEKKSWWQSLNDCEARSSQLLVHSERQAWALPPFLHAGGTKYWVEQRTKIPSWMEEQIEKYKWSFECTLVGSGKVERTYCYWAYHWICEQPPKLSNLSEIFSPLLAGG; encoded by the exons ATGGCGCACAGCGTGCTCTACGCCGACCTGCGCTTCGCCAAGGGGCCGTGGGGCCGCGGCACGGCCAGCGGGGCCCTGGGGGAAG cccccggcaTGGACGAGGCCGACAGCCCCTACGAGAACGTGGCACCGGGGCCGGTGCCTGCGGGGACGGCTGGGGAAGGGACCCGGCACAGCCCAG GGCGCTGCTCCTGGCGGCGCTGCATCCCcgcggggctgctggcagccagcctgctgctgctggtggccctggtggccctggggaccTGCT ACTGGCAGGCGACCCGTGAGCTGCGGGACGCGTCCCGGGAGCAGGCGGCCGAGCGCGGCCGCTTCTCGCAGGAGGCGCGGGCGTGGGAACAGAGCCTGGAGCAGGCGCGCCGGGAGCTGGCGCAGGCGCGCGCGGAGCTGCAGCGAGCGTGGCGAGAGGGCaacagcagcctgctggagctgggcaggcaggaggccgAGCTGGCGCGCGTCTCGGGGGCCCTGGCCGGTGCtgagagggagctgcaggacgCGCAGGGGCGGCTCGAGGCCGGCGAGCGTGCGGCCAGCAGCCTGCGCGCCTGCCTGGACGCAG ACTGCTGCCCCCCGGGCTGGCTGCTCTACCACGGCAAGTGCCTCTTCGTCTCGTCGGAGAAGAAGAGCTGGTGGCAAAGCCTGAACGACTGCGAGGCGAGatcctcccagctgctggtgcaCAGCGAGCGGCAGGCATGGGCGCTGCCG CCTTTCCTGCACGCAGGCGGCACCAAGTACTGGGTGGAGCAGAGGACCAAAATTCCTTCGTGGATGGAGGAGCAGATTGAGAA GTACAAGTGGTCTTTTGAATGCACACTGGTGGGCTCTGGGAAAGTAGAGCGCACATACTGCTA